In a single window of the Methylococcus sp. Mc7 genome:
- a CDS encoding amino acid adenylation domain-containing protein: MTDCYALSPMQGNMLSATLFDQREGTYIQQLVLRTGENLDEDAYREAWTRLVARHDILRTAFVWRNLEAPLQRVEPAVTMPWSDLDWRGLARTEQESRFDAFLVEDRLRGFDMAEAPLHRLSLIRIAEEEYWAVWTYHHALLDGRARLIIMEELFRVYQALRDGHEPELPPATPYRSYIDWLDSLDFAASEGYWRGLLADFEEPNRVLSALPEPRPLSPAHTGGLVQAWAPPALYEALQELAKKQDVTLNTLVQAAWGLLIARHSGLDDVVFGATRSCRKSVPEGEAIVGPIINTTPVRLKIDPDLSVAEFIRELRRQHLSVREHEHTPTARIHAWSGLPAGMPLFTTIVVFENYHVVKSRGGDWDKRRFELKEQTDHLILAGYLADGLLLKIEYDRRLFEDGTVERMLQQLLTILESLAACAGGKLADLRSLPDDELRRLLVEWNDTGTSYPEATLGELFSAQARRTPDAIAVQSGNQRLSYGELERRSNRLAALLLRKGTGPGSVVALLLDRGCELAVGLLGVLKAGGAYLPLDPAYPEERLAYMLEDSGARIVLTRTALADALHHPGVELLRLDTGWETDPAGSDEAPPCCATPDDVAYLMYTSGSTGLPKGVMVPHRGVVNLCAAMRRRYGLGPHDRVLQYASISFDICVEEIYPTWHAGGTVVFRDETQGHSVHEFLEWAAREGITVFDIPTAFWNELVRGLTASGGGLPDSLRLTVVGGEKASRAMLEAWDRLPGAEHAAWLNTYGPTETTVTATVYQPPQFSPAGPSAADPPIGRPIDNVRLYVLDRHLKPLPIGVPGELYIGGAGVAKGYLRRPELTAAAFLPDPFAGDPEARMYRTGDLVRYGADGQLSFVGRNDDQIKISGFRVEPGEIEAAIERHDGVAQAAVKAIEAAGGKYLAAYVVPAPGGRFEAEGLEAFLRSTLPEHDIPRVFVAMAEFPLTPGGKLDRKALPDPATPSATTSGAEVPRNDTERKLAAIFAEIFPARSIGIRDSFFAMGGDSLRAFQLLTRIELVCGQRLSFAALARAATVEQLAALVDGSGKTEAQNTHIVPLSLEAAQAPALFLVHGVGGSVHWYHALAELLKADFNVYGIHSPGMDEGEDDMVGADVESLARLYISEIKAVQAQGPYWIGGHSMGGIIAFEMARQFHALGDGVALVANFDNWNRAADAPGFITKLLRLAVHFLKLGTADKLRFLRDKMQWAKQCFSARLARGRADVRPLEAMKAANVKAAYRYAPGFYPGTLTLFRARQQAATALDDPLLGWNGLAEEIDVVEVPGNHYTLLGEPHVRTLADELRRRARTPGNSGR; this comes from the coding sequence GTGACGGATTGCTACGCGCTTTCGCCGATGCAGGGAAACATGCTCTCGGCGACCCTGTTCGATCAGCGGGAAGGTACCTATATCCAGCAACTGGTGTTGCGAACCGGCGAAAACCTCGACGAAGACGCTTACCGGGAAGCCTGGACCCGCCTGGTCGCGAGGCACGACATCCTGCGGACGGCATTCGTCTGGCGGAACCTGGAGGCGCCGCTGCAACGGGTCGAACCCGCCGTGACGATGCCCTGGTCTGACCTCGACTGGCGCGGGCTGGCGCGAACGGAACAGGAGAGCCGGTTCGACGCCTTCCTCGTCGAGGATAGGCTGCGGGGCTTCGACATGGCGGAGGCGCCTCTCCACCGCCTGAGCCTGATTCGCATCGCCGAGGAAGAATACTGGGCAGTCTGGACTTACCACCACGCGCTGCTGGACGGACGGGCGCGGCTCATCATCATGGAAGAGCTGTTCCGGGTCTACCAGGCGCTGCGCGACGGCCACGAGCCGGAACTGCCGCCGGCGACGCCGTACCGCAGCTACATCGACTGGCTGGACTCCCTCGACTTCGCGGCGAGTGAAGGCTACTGGCGCGGTCTGCTGGCGGATTTCGAAGAACCCAACCGCGTCCTGAGCGCCCTGCCCGAGCCGCGGCCCCTGTCGCCCGCCCACACCGGCGGACTGGTTCAAGCCTGGGCGCCTCCGGCCCTTTATGAGGCGCTCCAGGAACTCGCGAAGAAACAGGACGTCACGCTCAACACCCTGGTCCAGGCCGCCTGGGGCCTGCTGATCGCACGCCACAGCGGGCTCGACGACGTGGTGTTCGGCGCCACGCGTTCCTGCCGGAAATCCGTGCCGGAGGGCGAGGCCATCGTCGGACCGATCATCAACACCACGCCGGTGCGCCTGAAGATCGACCCCGACTTGTCCGTCGCCGAATTCATCCGCGAGCTTCGGCGCCAGCACCTGAGCGTGCGCGAACACGAGCATACGCCGACGGCCCGCATCCACGCCTGGAGCGGCCTGCCGGCCGGCATGCCGCTGTTCACCACCATCGTGGTCTTCGAGAACTACCACGTGGTGAAGTCCCGCGGCGGCGACTGGGACAAGCGCCGCTTCGAACTGAAGGAACAGACCGACCACCTCATCCTGGCGGGCTACCTCGCCGACGGCCTGCTGCTCAAGATCGAATACGACCGCCGCCTGTTCGAGGACGGCACCGTCGAGCGCATGCTGCAGCAGCTCCTGACGATCCTCGAGAGCCTGGCGGCCTGCGCCGGCGGCAAACTCGCAGACCTGCGCAGCCTCCCGGACGACGAACTACGCCGCCTGCTGGTGGAGTGGAACGACACCGGCACCAGCTACCCCGAAGCCACGCTGGGCGAACTCTTCTCCGCACAGGCGCGCCGCACGCCGGACGCCATCGCGGTCCAAAGCGGAAACCAACGCCTCAGCTACGGCGAGCTGGAACGGCGCTCGAACCGGTTGGCGGCGCTTTTGCTGCGCAAAGGCACGGGTCCCGGTTCCGTGGTCGCCCTGCTGCTCGACCGCGGTTGCGAACTCGCCGTCGGCCTCCTCGGCGTGCTGAAGGCCGGCGGCGCCTACCTGCCGCTGGACCCCGCCTACCCCGAAGAGCGGCTCGCCTACATGCTCGAGGACTCGGGCGCGCGGATCGTACTGACCCGGACCGCCCTGGCCGATGCCCTTCACCATCCCGGCGTCGAACTGCTGCGGCTGGACACCGGCTGGGAAACCGACCCCGCCGGCTCGGACGAAGCTCCCCCGTGCTGCGCGACGCCGGACGACGTCGCCTATCTGATGTATACCTCCGGTTCCACGGGCCTGCCGAAAGGCGTGATGGTCCCGCACCGCGGCGTCGTCAACCTGTGCGCGGCGATGCGGCGCCGCTACGGGCTGGGACCCCACGACCGCGTCCTGCAGTACGCCTCCATCAGTTTCGACATCTGCGTGGAGGAGATATACCCGACTTGGCACGCCGGCGGCACGGTCGTCTTCCGCGACGAGACCCAGGGCCATTCGGTCCACGAGTTCCTGGAGTGGGCCGCCCGCGAAGGGATCACCGTGTTCGACATCCCTACCGCGTTCTGGAACGAACTGGTACGGGGACTCACCGCCAGCGGCGGAGGTCTGCCCGACAGCCTGCGATTGACCGTGGTCGGCGGGGAAAAGGCCTCCCGCGCCATGCTGGAGGCTTGGGACCGGCTGCCCGGCGCGGAACATGCGGCTTGGCTCAACACCTACGGCCCGACCGAAACGACGGTCACCGCGACCGTCTACCAGCCGCCGCAGTTCTCCCCTGCCGGCCCGTCGGCCGCCGATCCGCCGATCGGCAGGCCCATCGACAACGTCCGCCTGTACGTGCTCGACCGCCATCTGAAACCGCTGCCCATCGGCGTGCCGGGCGAGCTGTACATCGGCGGCGCCGGGGTGGCGAAAGGCTATCTGCGGCGTCCCGAACTCACCGCCGCGGCCTTTCTCCCCGATCCGTTCGCCGGCGACCCCGAGGCCCGGATGTACCGCACCGGCGACCTGGTGCGTTACGGCGCGGATGGCCAGTTGTCATTCGTGGGACGCAACGACGACCAGATCAAGATCAGCGGCTTCCGCGTCGAACCGGGCGAAATCGAGGCGGCGATCGAGCGCCATGACGGTGTGGCGCAGGCCGCGGTGAAGGCCATCGAAGCGGCCGGCGGGAAATATCTCGCCGCCTACGTCGTTCCGGCGCCGGGCGGCCGGTTCGAAGCCGAGGGCCTGGAAGCCTTCCTGCGGAGCACCCTGCCGGAGCACGACATCCCCCGCGTATTCGTAGCCATGGCGGAATTCCCGCTCACGCCGGGCGGCAAGCTGGACCGCAAGGCGCTGCCCGATCCGGCCACCCCCTCCGCCACAACCAGCGGCGCCGAAGTTCCCCGCAACGACACCGAGCGTAAACTCGCCGCGATCTTTGCGGAAATCTTCCCGGCCCGTTCTATCGGCATCCGGGACAGCTTCTTCGCCATGGGCGGCGACTCCCTGCGCGCCTTCCAGCTCCTCACCCGGATCGAACTGGTTTGCGGCCAACGGCTTTCGTTCGCCGCCCTGGCGAGGGCCGCCACGGTCGAACAACTGGCGGCACTGGTCGACGGCAGCGGCAAGACCGAGGCGCAGAACACCCACATCGTTCCCCTGAGCCTGGAGGCCGCCCAGGCACCCGCGCTTTTCCTCGTCCACGGCGTGGGCGGCAGCGTGCACTGGTATCACGCCCTGGCTGAACTTTTGAAAGCCGACTTCAACGTCTACGGCATCCACTCGCCCGGCATGGACGAAGGCGAGGACGACATGGTCGGCGCCGACGTCGAAAGCCTGGCCCGGCTCTACATCTCGGAAATCAAGGCCGTCCAGGCACAGGGACCGTATTGGATCGGCGGCCACTCCATGGGGGGCATCATCGCCTTCGAAATGGCCCGCCAGTTCCACGCCCTGGGAGACGGGGTCGCGCTGGTGGCGAACTTCGACAACTGGAACCGCGCGGCGGACGCCCCCGGTTTCATCACCAAGCTGCTCCGCCTCGCCGTCCATTTCCTGAAACTCGGCACCGCGGACAAGCTGCGGTTCCTGCGCGACAAAATGCAGTGGGCGAAACAGTGCTTCAGCGCACGTCTGGCGCGCGGCCGAGCCGACGTCCGCCCGCTGGAGGCAATGAAAGCCGCGAACGTCAAGGCCGCCTACCGTTACGCGCCCGGCTTCTATCCCGGCACCCTGACGCTGTTCCGCGCCCGCCAGCAGGCCGCCACGGCGCTGGACGATCCGCTGCTCGGCTGGAACGGACTAGCGGAGGAAATCGACGTCGTGGAGGTGCCCGGCAACCATTACACCCTGCTCGGCGAACCGCACGTCCGCACGCTGGCCGACGAACTGAGGCGCCGGGCGCGGACCCCCGGAAACAGCGGGCGTTGA
- a CDS encoding glutamate-5-semialdehyde dehydrogenase, translating into MTAVSALRPAEPEAVATYVDGLARRACEVSRVLGRAETAAKNRALLAIADALEGSAGALIEANRKDLEAGEVKGLDRAQLERLGIDAKRVAAMAAGLREIAALPDPVGEISGLTYRPSGIQVGRMRVPLGVIGIIYESRPNVTADAAGLCLKSGNACILRGGSEAIHSNKAIAACIRQGLEAGGLPADAVQLVETTDRAAVGALLAADKYVDIIVPRGGRSLIERIVAESRIPVIKHLDGICHVYIDDGADLAKARNIAINAKTQRYGVCNAMETLLVAAGVAPAILPELAALYRDKGVELRGCPETRRIVPDCCPASETDWDTEYLAPILAIRVVVGLDEAIEHIHQHGSGHTDAIITEDYSRARRFLREVDSASVMVNASTRFADGFEYGLGAEIGISTDKLHARGPVGLEGLTTQKFIVLGDGQVRT; encoded by the coding sequence ATGACGGCGGTGAGCGCATTGCGTCCGGCCGAACCGGAGGCCGTGGCGACATACGTGGACGGCCTGGCGCGGCGCGCCTGCGAAGTCAGCCGGGTCCTGGGCCGGGCCGAGACCGCGGCGAAGAACCGGGCGCTACTGGCCATCGCCGATGCGCTCGAGGGATCGGCGGGCGCGCTGATCGAGGCGAACCGCAAGGACCTCGAGGCGGGTGAGGTCAAGGGGCTGGACCGGGCCCAGCTCGAGCGGCTGGGTATCGACGCCAAACGGGTCGCGGCCATGGCGGCGGGCCTTCGGGAGATCGCCGCGCTGCCCGACCCGGTGGGTGAAATCAGCGGGCTGACCTACCGGCCGTCCGGCATCCAGGTCGGGCGGATGCGGGTGCCGCTCGGCGTCATCGGCATCATCTACGAATCCCGCCCCAACGTGACCGCCGATGCGGCGGGGCTGTGCCTGAAGTCCGGCAACGCCTGCATTCTGCGCGGCGGCTCCGAGGCGATCCATTCCAACAAGGCCATCGCGGCCTGCATCCGCCAGGGCCTGGAAGCCGGCGGCCTGCCGGCCGACGCGGTCCAGCTCGTCGAGACCACCGACCGGGCGGCGGTCGGCGCGCTGCTGGCGGCGGACAAATATGTCGACATCATCGTGCCGCGCGGCGGGCGTTCGCTGATCGAGCGCATCGTTGCCGAATCGCGGATTCCGGTCATCAAGCACCTGGACGGCATCTGCCACGTCTACATCGACGACGGCGCGGACCTTGCCAAAGCCCGCAACATCGCGATCAACGCCAAGACCCAGCGCTACGGGGTCTGCAACGCCATGGAAACCCTGCTGGTCGCCGCGGGCGTCGCGCCGGCGATCCTGCCGGAACTGGCCGCGCTTTATCGGGACAAGGGCGTCGAACTGCGCGGCTGCCCCGAAACCCGCCGCATCGTGCCGGATTGCTGTCCGGCTTCGGAGACGGACTGGGATACCGAATACCTGGCGCCGATCCTGGCGATTCGCGTGGTCGTCGGCCTGGACGAGGCGATCGAGCATATTCATCAGCACGGCTCCGGCCACACCGACGCCATCATCACAGAAGACTACAGCCGCGCCCGCCGCTTCCTGCGGGAGGTCGATTCGGCTTCGGTCATGGTGAACGCCTCGACGCGTTTCGCCGACGGCTTCGAGTACGGCCTGGGGGCGGAGATCGGCATCAGCACCGACAAGCTGCATGCGCGAGGGCCCGTCGGCCTGGAAGGGCTCACCACCCAGAAATTCATCGTGCTGGGCGACGGCCAGGTCAGAACTTAA
- the nadD gene encoding nicotinate-nucleotide adenylyltransferase, translating to MIGIYGGTFDPVHYGHLRAALEVKEAVGMRELRFLPCRQPPHRPPPVADAGTRLRMLEIALADADGGFALDTRELERSGPSYMVDTLGSIRKEVGDEPLCLILGLDAFLALPAWHRWRRLFALAHIVVLQRPDYDVEYAEDLERCVEERQVADPSQLTAQPEGMIYFLEVTQLAIASTSIRRMLREGRNAKYLLPDAVLELIRRESLYAK from the coding sequence ATGATCGGCATCTACGGCGGCACTTTCGATCCGGTCCACTACGGACACCTGCGGGCCGCGCTGGAGGTCAAGGAGGCGGTCGGCATGAGGGAGCTGCGCTTCCTGCCCTGCCGCCAGCCGCCCCACCGTCCGCCGCCCGTGGCCGATGCCGGGACCCGGCTGCGCATGCTGGAAATCGCGCTGGCCGATGCCGACGGCGGCTTCGCCCTCGATACGCGGGAGCTCGAACGAAGCGGCCCGTCCTACATGGTCGATACCCTGGGCTCGATTCGCAAGGAGGTCGGCGACGAGCCGCTCTGCCTCATCCTCGGCCTCGACGCGTTCCTCGCGCTGCCGGCCTGGCACCGCTGGCGCCGGCTGTTCGCCCTGGCGCACATCGTGGTGCTGCAGCGGCCGGATTACGACGTCGAATACGCGGAAGATCTGGAGCGCTGCGTCGAGGAGCGTCAGGTGGCGGACCCGTCGCAGCTCACGGCCCAGCCGGAAGGGATGATCTACTTTCTGGAAGTGACTCAGCTCGCCATCGCCTCCACTTCGATCCGCCGCATGCTGCGGGAAGGGCGCAACGCCAAGTACCTGTTGCCGGACGCGGTGCTCGAGCTGATCCGTCGGGAATCGCTTTACGCCAAGTGA
- a CDS encoding group II truncated hemoglobin, translating to MQEPVTQTPYQRLGGEEVLHELVERFYGYMDTLPEAAPIRAMHADDLSGAKSKLFKFLSGWLGGPDLFMQEFGHPRLRARHFPFSIGVPERDQWLLCMRKALDDIPMDGPFREALYEALARTAHHMINRED from the coding sequence ATGCAGGAACCCGTGACACAGACGCCCTATCAGCGCCTCGGCGGCGAAGAAGTGCTGCACGAACTGGTCGAACGCTTCTACGGCTACATGGACACGCTGCCGGAGGCGGCGCCGATCCGGGCGATGCATGCCGACGACTTGTCCGGCGCCAAGTCCAAGCTGTTCAAGTTCCTCTCCGGCTGGCTGGGCGGCCCGGACCTGTTCATGCAGGAGTTCGGCCATCCGCGTCTGCGGGCGCGGCATTTCCCGTTTTCGATCGGCGTGCCCGAGCGCGACCAGTGGCTCTTGTGCATGCGCAAGGCGCTCGACGACATCCCGATGGACGGCCCGTTCCGCGAGGCACTGTACGAGGCGCTGGCACGCACCGCCCATCACATGATCAACCGCGAAGATTGA
- a CDS encoding ATPase: MRLTPQEFLDWDRKKITLLGMSGTGKTTLANRLPKRTWFHYSGDYRIGTRYLDEPILDNIKRQAMDVPFLRDLLMSDSIYICSNITVDNLAPISSFLGKLGDPAKGGLPLKEFKRRQALHRQAEIAAMRDVPEFIDKVREIYGYQHFINDAGGSVCELDDSETLEVLAENTLILYIRTSPELEQMLVERAARDPKPLYYREAFLDEHLPAFLKEKGYPSVDAMPPDEFVSWVFPCLFKSRLPRYQAIADRYGYTVDVADVARVRDESDFLRLVASVLGG, from the coding sequence ATGCGTTTGACCCCCCAAGAATTCCTGGACTGGGACCGCAAGAAGATCACCCTGCTCGGCATGTCCGGTACCGGCAAGACCACGCTGGCCAACAGGCTGCCGAAGCGGACCTGGTTCCATTATTCCGGCGACTACCGGATCGGCACCCGCTATCTGGACGAGCCGATCCTGGACAACATCAAGCGCCAGGCGATGGACGTGCCGTTCCTGCGCGATCTGCTGATGTCGGATTCGATCTACATCTGCAGCAACATCACCGTGGACAATCTGGCGCCGATCTCGTCCTTCCTGGGCAAGCTCGGCGATCCGGCCAAGGGCGGGCTGCCGTTGAAGGAGTTCAAGCGGCGCCAGGCGCTGCACCGGCAGGCCGAGATCGCGGCGATGCGGGACGTGCCGGAATTCATCGACAAGGTGCGCGAGATTTACGGCTACCAGCATTTCATCAACGACGCCGGCGGCAGCGTGTGCGAACTGGACGACTCGGAAACCCTGGAAGTGCTGGCGGAAAACACCCTCATCCTCTACATCCGCACCAGCCCGGAACTGGAGCAGATGCTGGTCGAGCGCGCCGCGCGCGATCCCAAGCCGCTGTACTACCGGGAGGCTTTCCTGGACGAACACCTGCCGGCTTTCCTGAAGGAAAAGGGCTACCCTTCGGTCGACGCGATGCCGCCGGACGAATTCGTGAGCTGGGTGTTTCCTTGCCTGTTCAAATCGCGGTTGCCGCGCTACCAGGCCATCGCGGACCGGTACGGCTATACGGTGGACGTCGCGGACGTCGCCCGGGTACGGGACGAGAGCGATTTCCTGAGGCTCGTGGCTTCGGTCCTGGGCGGCTGA
- a CDS encoding homoserine O-succinyltransferase yields the protein MPLVAHTDLPTFQRLREEGQDVLSVERAAHQDIREMHIGLLNMMPDAALEATERQFFRLVGGANPIVQFHMHPFTIEGLPRGEQAAEHIARYYESFDRIREEGLDGLIVSGANVTQPHLQQEAFWQPLTEVFDWARANVTSILCSCLATHALFQYGHGVERTHLGFKRWGVYSHRVVEPLHPLVADINTRFDVPHSRYNEIFREDMEAAGLRVLVESEEAGVHLAVSPDLFRVVYFQAHPEYDTVSLLKEYKREILRYFSGEREDYPPFPEHYFSLEVGAALNDYGQALRSARRSGKAPPEFPEEFVLRHLDNTWRDTAKAVFNNWLGKIYQITDQDRRKPFMAHVDPDNPLGLA from the coding sequence ATGCCTCTGGTCGCACATACCGATCTGCCCACCTTCCAGCGCCTGCGGGAGGAAGGCCAGGACGTCCTGAGCGTCGAGCGGGCCGCCCATCAGGACATCCGGGAGATGCACATCGGCCTCCTGAACATGATGCCGGATGCCGCCCTGGAAGCCACCGAGCGGCAGTTCTTCCGCCTGGTCGGCGGTGCCAATCCGATCGTGCAGTTCCACATGCACCCGTTCACCATCGAGGGCTTGCCGCGGGGCGAACAGGCGGCGGAGCACATCGCCCGCTATTACGAGAGCTTCGACCGCATCCGCGAGGAGGGCCTCGACGGCCTGATCGTGAGCGGGGCCAACGTCACCCAGCCGCATCTGCAGCAGGAAGCCTTCTGGCAGCCGCTGACCGAGGTGTTCGACTGGGCGCGCGCCAACGTCACTTCGATCCTGTGCTCGTGCCTCGCCACCCACGCCCTGTTCCAGTACGGCCACGGCGTGGAGCGCACCCATCTCGGCTTCAAGCGCTGGGGCGTGTATTCGCACCGGGTGGTCGAGCCGCTGCATCCGCTGGTGGCGGACATCAACACCCGCTTCGACGTGCCCCATTCGCGCTACAACGAAATCTTCCGCGAGGACATGGAGGCCGCGGGGTTGCGGGTCCTGGTCGAGAGCGAGGAGGCCGGGGTGCATCTCGCGGTGAGCCCGGACCTGTTCCGCGTCGTCTACTTCCAGGCCCATCCGGAATACGACACCGTGAGTCTCCTCAAGGAATACAAGCGCGAGATCCTGCGCTACTTTTCCGGCGAGCGCGAGGATTACCCGCCGTTCCCGGAACACTATTTCTCGCTGGAGGTGGGTGCAGCGCTCAATGACTACGGGCAGGCCCTGCGCAGCGCCCGCCGGTCGGGCAAGGCGCCGCCGGAATTCCCGGAGGAATTCGTGCTGCGGCACCTGGACAATACCTGGCGCGATACCGCCAAGGCGGTGTTCAACAACTGGCTCGGCAAGATCTATCAGATCACCGACCAGGACCGCCGCAAACCCTTCATGGCTCACGTCGATCCGGACAATCCGCTGGGACTGGCATAG
- a CDS encoding bile acid:sodium symporter family protein gives MLRICNSLANLFPVWVLLCSGLALYFPAWFTWFTGPMIVWGLSVIMLGMGITLTFDDFRRVAKMPRIIIAGTVAHFGIMPFLGWSIAHGLALEPELAVGLILVSCCPCGTASNVVSYIARADVALSVLLTMVSTFTAVVMTPLLVKFLAGAYTPVDGWGIFLNTLQVIVMPVTAGLLLNRYAPRLVRAVGPMTPLVSVIFIAFICASIIGANAETIKATALKLFGAVALLHVGGFGLGYVFARVLGYRDAVVRTIAIEVGMQNSGLATVLAKANFASMALAPIPSAISASFHSIIGSLLAGWWRLRTHQHLPAMGHGFDAAMPVPADCPDRREP, from the coding sequence ATGCTTCGAATCTGCAATTCATTGGCGAACCTGTTTCCGGTCTGGGTGCTGCTGTGCTCGGGGCTGGCGCTGTATTTCCCCGCCTGGTTCACCTGGTTCACCGGGCCGATGATCGTCTGGGGATTGTCGGTCATCATGCTCGGCATGGGCATCACGCTCACTTTCGACGACTTCCGCCGGGTGGCGAAGATGCCGCGGATCATCATCGCCGGCACGGTCGCGCATTTCGGCATCATGCCGTTCCTCGGCTGGTCGATCGCGCATGGATTGGCGCTCGAACCGGAACTGGCGGTAGGGCTCATCCTGGTGTCGTGCTGCCCCTGCGGCACGGCTTCCAACGTGGTGAGCTACATCGCCCGCGCCGACGTGGCGCTGTCCGTGCTGCTGACCATGGTGTCGACCTTCACCGCGGTGGTGATGACGCCCCTCCTTGTCAAGTTCCTGGCGGGCGCCTACACGCCGGTGGACGGCTGGGGCATCTTCCTGAACACCCTGCAGGTGATCGTCATGCCCGTCACCGCCGGCCTGCTGCTGAACCGCTATGCGCCGCGGCTGGTGCGTGCGGTCGGCCCAATGACGCCGCTGGTGTCGGTGATCTTCATCGCCTTCATCTGCGCGAGCATCATCGGCGCGAACGCCGAAACCATCAAGGCCACCGCGCTCAAACTGTTCGGCGCCGTGGCGCTGCTGCACGTCGGCGGATTCGGGCTGGGCTACGTCTTCGCCAGGGTCCTCGGCTACCGCGATGCGGTGGTCCGCACCATCGCCATCGAGGTCGGCATGCAGAACTCGGGACTCGCCACCGTGCTGGCCAAGGCCAATTTCGCCAGCATGGCGCTGGCGCCCATCCCTTCGGCGATCTCCGCGAGCTTCCATTCCATCATCGGCAGCCTGCTGGCGGGCTGGTGGCGGCTGCGCACGCACCAACACTTACCGGCCATGGGGCACGGATTCGACGCCGCTATGCCAGTCCCAGCGGATTGTCCGGATCGACGTGAGCCATGA
- a CDS encoding L,D-transpeptidase — MTAPENATDFLRISVPRQCLELIEAGKVVARYRVSTAKNGVGEKRGSECTPRGWHRVRAKIGAGLPPGAVLVGRRPTGEIYTPELAARHPGRDWILSRILWLGGLQPGFNRYGEVDTAWRYIYIHGSPDTGVDGTPRSHGCIRLTSADVIDLFDRVSAGALVYVDAGP; from the coding sequence ATGACCGCGCCCGAGAACGCCACCGACTTCCTGCGCATCAGCGTGCCGCGGCAATGTCTGGAGTTGATCGAAGCGGGGAAGGTGGTGGCCCGCTACCGCGTGTCGACGGCGAAGAACGGCGTGGGCGAAAAGCGCGGCTCGGAATGTACACCGCGCGGCTGGCACCGGGTCCGCGCCAAGATTGGTGCGGGCCTTCCGCCGGGGGCCGTCCTGGTCGGGCGCCGGCCCACCGGGGAGATCTATACGCCCGAACTCGCCGCCCGCCATCCCGGCCGCGACTGGATTCTGAGCCGCATCCTCTGGCTGGGTGGCCTTCAGCCCGGCTTCAACCGCTACGGCGAAGTCGATACCGCCTGGCGCTACATCTACATCCACGGCAGCCCGGACACCGGCGTCGACGGCACGCCCCGGTCCCATGGCTGCATCCGCCTCACCTCCGCCGACGTCATCGACCTGTTCGACCGGGTTTCCGCGGGAGCGCTGGTTTATGTCGATGCAGGACCGTAG
- a CDS encoding transposase: protein MPDYRRFRVPGGTYFFTVNLLDRRADTLVRHIDALREAVRLTRRERPFHADAWVVLPDHMHCVWTLPPGDDDFSNRWKAIKIRVVRAVPQTEHRSKVRIAKGERGVWQRRFWEHAIRDDEDYARHVDYEHWNPMKHGLVGRLADWPYSSFHRYVRFGLLPSDWAGRAPENFGPKGEPP, encoded by the coding sequence ATGCCGGACTACCGGCGGTTTCGGGTTCCTGGGGGAACCTACTTCTTTACGGTAAATCTGCTGGACCGGCGAGCGGATACGCTGGTCCGGCACATCGACGCCTTGCGAGAGGCTGTGCGGCTGACGCGCCGGGAGCGTCCGTTCCATGCCGACGCCTGGGTGGTTTTGCCCGACCACATGCACTGCGTCTGGACTTTGCCGCCCGGCGACGACGATTTTTCCAACCGCTGGAAAGCCATCAAGATTCGTGTCGTCCGGGCGGTTCCGCAAACCGAACATCGGTCGAAGGTACGGATCGCCAAGGGCGAGCGGGGCGTGTGGCAACGGCGTTTCTGGGAACACGCCATTCGCGATGACGAGGATTACGCCCGCCACGTGGATTACGAGCACTGGAATCCCATGAAACATGGGTTGGTCGGGCGGCTGGCGGATTGGCCTTATTCGTCCTTCCACCGCTACGTCCGCTTCGGCCTCCTGCCGTCCGACTGGGCCGGAAGGGCGCCCGAAAACTTCGGCCCCAAGGGGGAACCCCCGTAG